From one Bacillota bacterium genomic stretch:
- a CDS encoding amidohydrolase, whose amino-acid sequence MTPENARLISVREIIEAVHNLKSTTIAWRRDIHEHPELGLEEQRTSALVAEHLHRLGLEVRPGFAARTAVMGLLRGAQPGPTIALRSDMDALTIQEQNQVPYSSKTAGQMHACGHDSHVAMLLTAATVLSGFRDRLAGNVKFFFQPAEEGPGGALPMIEAGAMGDPKVDAVIGLHVASELETGQIGVVPGGDSASTDSVAIRVVGRGGHAAHPNEGVDAIAVAAEIVTALQTIVSREVAPLRPAVVTIGTIHGGTRSNILAGEVDLTGTFRTLDEATRDQVQAAIKRVVTEVAGAMRATVEIEFDRGYPAFSSDPGMYHLVKQAAADIVGPERVHDLEPTMGGEDFAYFCQRAPGTMFRVGSRNEAKGFTNPLHHPRFDLDEDALPVGVAVLVRSAAAFLNGGTS is encoded by the coding sequence ATGACCCCCGAGAATGCTAGATTGATCTCGGTCCGCGAGATCATCGAGGCCGTCCATAACCTGAAGTCAACCACCATCGCCTGGCGCCGCGACATCCACGAGCACCCCGAACTCGGGCTCGAGGAACAGCGGACGTCGGCCCTCGTGGCCGAGCACCTTCATCGTCTGGGCCTCGAGGTGCGGCCAGGTTTCGCCGCCAGGACGGCGGTGATGGGCCTGCTCAGGGGGGCCCAACCGGGGCCGACCATCGCTCTCCGGTCGGACATGGACGCCCTTACCATCCAAGAGCAGAACCAGGTGCCATATTCCTCCAAGACCGCCGGCCAGATGCACGCCTGCGGGCATGACTCCCACGTGGCCATGCTCCTCACCGCGGCGACGGTCCTCAGCGGCTTCAGGGATCGCCTGGCCGGAAACGTCAAGTTCTTCTTCCAGCCGGCCGAGGAAGGCCCCGGGGGGGCCCTCCCGATGATCGAGGCCGGGGCGATGGGCGATCCGAAGGTGGACGCCGTAATCGGGCTGCACGTCGCCAGCGAACTCGAGACCGGGCAAATCGGGGTCGTCCCCGGTGGGGACTCGGCCAGCACGGACAGCGTGGCCATCAGGGTCGTCGGCCGGGGCGGGCACGCCGCCCATCCCAACGAGGGGGTCGACGCCATTGCCGTGGCCGCCGAGATCGTCACCGCCCTCCAGACGATCGTTTCGCGCGAGGTCGCCCCGCTCCGACCGGCCGTCGTCACCATCGGCACGATCCACGGCGGGACGCGGTCCAACATCCTGGCCGGCGAAGTCGACCTGACCGGGACCTTCCGGACCCTCGACGAGGCCACCAGGGACCAGGTTCAAGCCGCCATCAAACGGGTGGTGACCGAGGTCGCCGGGGCCATGCGGGCCACCGTGGAAATCGAGTTCGACCGGGGTTACCCGGCCTTCTCCAGCGACCCCGGCATGTATCACCTGGTGAAGCAGGCGGCGGCCGACATCGTCGGGCCGGAGCGGGTCCACGATCTGGAACCGACGATGGGCGGTGAGGACTTCGCCTACTTCTGCCAGCGGGCCCCGGGAACGATGTTCCGGGTGGGCAGCCGTAACGAGGCCAAAGGGTTCACCAATCCGCTGCACCATCCGAGGTTCGACCTGGATGAGGACGCCCTGCCGGTCGGGGTGGCCGTCCTGGTCCGGAGCGCCGCCGCCTTCCTGAACGGAGGAACAAGCTGA
- a CDS encoding DUF4438 domain-containing protein, whose amino-acid sequence MIRTNKDRLVMISVMGGVSAPSFRHPYSVGHDGVGRVLPGVGGVTYNVRVGDPAFGWAADHVEPGVSSKDKDEAVNGGYNTLSCVGNKATVVTGEAKGAIGTVTGKHGGIEHVIIDFPQEALEKLAVGDRIQVRGYGQGLELPDFPRIKLLNLDPGLFETMGAEAVAGKLRLPVVGIVPPELMGSGIGSTPTERGDYDITAHDHAALVEAGLDQLRLGDIVAIRDHSTAYGRDYQRGAMSVGVVIHTDSFVSGHGPGVTALMTSTEGSLEPVVASRANIADYLDLRRQEARP is encoded by the coding sequence ATGATCAGGACGAACAAAGACCGGCTGGTGATGATTTCGGTGATGGGGGGGGTGTCTGCGCCGAGCTTCCGACACCCGTACTCTGTCGGGCACGACGGGGTCGGCCGGGTCCTCCCCGGGGTCGGGGGCGTTACCTACAACGTCCGGGTCGGCGACCCGGCCTTCGGCTGGGCGGCCGACCATGTCGAGCCGGGGGTCAGTTCGAAGGACAAGGACGAGGCCGTCAACGGCGGGTACAACACCCTGTCCTGCGTCGGGAACAAGGCCACGGTCGTCACCGGCGAGGCCAAGGGAGCCATCGGGACGGTCACCGGCAAACACGGCGGGATTGAACACGTGATCATCGACTTCCCCCAGGAGGCCCTGGAGAAGCTGGCCGTCGGGGACAGGATCCAAGTCCGCGGCTATGGTCAGGGGCTGGAGCTGCCGGACTTCCCCCGGATCAAGCTGTTGAACCTCGACCCCGGTCTCTTCGAGACCATGGGGGCCGAGGCCGTCGCCGGAAAGCTCCGGCTGCCGGTGGTCGGGATCGTCCCACCCGAATTGATGGGCTCGGGGATCGGCTCGACCCCCACCGAACGCGGCGACTACGACATCACCGCCCACGACCACGCGGCCCTGGTCGAAGCAGGCCTCGACCAGCTCCGGCTGGGGGACATCGTCGCCATCCGCGACCATTCGACCGCCTATGGCCGCGATTACCAACGGGGAGCGATGAGCGTCGGGGTGGTCATCCATACCGATTCCTTCGTCTCAGGGCACGGCCCGGGGGTGACCGCCCTGATGACCTCGACCGAGGGATCGCTCGAGCCGGTCGTCGCCTCGCGGGCGAACATCGCCGACTACCTTGACCTGCGGCGGCAGGAGGCGAGGCCATGA
- a CDS encoding M55 family metallopeptidase, translated as MRVFISADIEGVSGVVDAVQTTDGGPDYGRARALMTAEVNAAIEGALAAGATEVVVNDSHGSMRNILIEELSPEAKLITGAPKPLSMMEGIEPDFGAAFFTGYHARVGTRGVQSHTYSGKTVAGLTLNGQVYGECGLNAAVAGYFGVPVALVTGDSTVTAEAQAILPGVRTVAVKEHRGRVAARCLQPDKARRLIREGAEEAVHLAARGAVRSLAVEPPAVLEVRFFNTGMADMAELIPGVRRLDETRVSFTDDDLLTAFKAFRAMIYLAGAM; from the coding sequence ATGCGCGTCTTCATCTCGGCCGACATCGAAGGGGTGAGCGGGGTCGTCGACGCCGTCCAGACCACCGACGGCGGGCCCGACTACGGGCGGGCGCGGGCCCTGATGACGGCCGAGGTCAACGCGGCCATCGAAGGGGCTCTGGCCGCCGGAGCCACCGAGGTCGTGGTCAACGATTCTCACGGTTCGATGCGGAACATCCTCATCGAGGAACTGAGCCCGGAGGCCAAGCTGATCACCGGGGCGCCCAAGCCCCTGTCGATGATGGAGGGCATCGAGCCCGACTTCGGGGCGGCCTTCTTCACCGGCTATCACGCGCGGGTCGGCACCCGCGGGGTCCAGAGCCACACCTACTCCGGCAAGACCGTGGCCGGCCTGACCCTGAACGGCCAGGTATACGGGGAGTGCGGGCTCAACGCCGCCGTGGCCGGCTACTTCGGGGTCCCGGTGGCCCTGGTCACCGGGGACTCGACGGTGACCGCGGAAGCCCAGGCCATCCTGCCTGGGGTCAGGACGGTGGCCGTCAAAGAACACCGCGGCAGAGTGGCGGCCCGGTGCCTCCAGCCGGACAAGGCCCGCCGGCTGATCAGGGAAGGGGCGGAAGAGGCCGTCCACCTAGCGGCGCGGGGCGCCGTCCGGTCCCTGGCGGTCGAGCCGCCGGCCGTCCTGGAAGTCCGCTTCTTCAACACCGGCATGGCCGACATGGCCGAGCTGATCCCGGGGGTCAGGCGGCTGGACGAGACCCGGGTCTCCTTCACCGACGATGATTTGCTCACGGCCTTCAAGGCCTTCCGGGCGATGATCTACCTTGCTGGAGCGATGTAA
- a CDS encoding asparaginase, with translation MIAHVTRGSLVECLHRGDIAVCDPDGRLIAHAGDPDKVTYMRSSAKPIQALSVVLSGAADRFGLDQRELAITCASHEAEDFHVATVRSILAKLGLNEDALQCGIHPPINRQVGRDLIGAGRKPTQVHNNCSGKHSGMLAVALAMGAPIEGYLHPDHPVQRMNRALVAEFAGMVPDRLIVGVDGCGVPVFGLPIRGMARAFARLSSPDSLPTDLAAAASRVVAAIQANPTIIQGTGRFTSRLIEVGAGRLVAKDGAEGVFCVGSRPRRLGLAAKCEDGSTRPLPPTVLRALAEMGAINQADLAELAQFGRPPVKNNRGEAVGEVVAVADLTRD, from the coding sequence GTGATCGCCCACGTGACCCGGGGGTCCCTGGTCGAGTGCCTTCACCGCGGGGACATCGCCGTCTGCGACCCTGATGGCCGGCTAATCGCCCATGCCGGCGACCCCGATAAGGTGACCTACATGCGCTCCTCGGCCAAGCCGATCCAGGCCCTGTCGGTGGTCCTCAGCGGGGCCGCCGACCGCTTCGGCCTCGACCAAAGGGAGCTGGCCATCACCTGCGCTTCCCATGAGGCCGAGGACTTCCACGTGGCCACCGTCCGTTCGATCCTAGCCAAGCTCGGCCTGAACGAGGACGCCCTGCAGTGCGGGATCCACCCGCCGATCAACCGGCAGGTCGGCCGGGACCTCATCGGCGCCGGCCGGAAGCCGACCCAGGTCCACAACAACTGTTCCGGCAAGCACTCCGGGATGCTCGCCGTGGCCCTGGCCATGGGCGCACCCATCGAGGGCTACCTCCACCCCGACCACCCGGTGCAGCGGATGAATCGGGCGCTGGTGGCCGAGTTCGCCGGGATGGTCCCGGACCGGCTGATCGTCGGGGTCGATGGTTGTGGCGTGCCCGTCTTCGGTCTGCCCATCCGGGGCATGGCCCGGGCCTTCGCCCGTCTTTCTTCCCCCGATTCCCTGCCGACCGACCTGGCCGCGGCGGCCAGCCGAGTGGTGGCGGCGATACAGGCCAACCCGACCATCATCCAGGGCACCGGCCGCTTTACCTCCCGCCTGATCGAGGTCGGGGCCGGACGGCTGGTGGCCAAGGACGGGGCCGAGGGCGTCTTCTGCGTCGGTTCCCGGCCGCGCCGGCTCGGCCTGGCGGCTAAGTGCGAGGACGGGAGCACGCGCCCCCTGCCTCCGACCGTCCTCCGGGCCCTGGCCGAGATGGGCGCGATCAACCAGGCCGACCTGGCCGAACTGGCCCAGTTCGGACGCCCGCCGGTGAAGAACAACCGCGGCGAGGCCGTCGGCGAGGTCGTCGCCGTGGCCGATCTGACGCGGGACTAA
- a CDS encoding gamma-glutamyl-gamma-aminobutyrate hydrolase family protein, with translation MRPIIGLTSQLIFREVDCNSLSTEYTGAVEAAGGVPLILPALDSPDLVETIIEAVDGLLLTGGPDIDPAHWGAEPHPKLGPVSPNRDVTDLTAYRAARRKGLPVFGICRGIQTINVAAGGTLVQDIPSEVATTINHNATDGPRWAAAHRVRVEAQSRLAVILGSTDLGVNSFHHQAIMATAPGFRVTARAEDGVIEGIEATDGDFVVAVQWHPERMWFKDPISLRLFRALVEAAGGGGAR, from the coding sequence ATGCGCCCGATCATTGGTCTCACCAGCCAGCTGATCTTCAGGGAGGTCGACTGCAACAGCCTTTCGACCGAGTACACCGGGGCGGTCGAAGCGGCCGGCGGCGTCCCACTGATCCTCCCCGCTCTCGATTCCCCAGACCTGGTCGAAACGATAATCGAGGCGGTCGACGGACTGCTCCTGACCGGCGGCCCCGACATCGACCCGGCCCACTGGGGCGCCGAGCCTCATCCGAAGCTTGGCCCAGTCTCTCCGAACCGGGACGTCACCGATCTGACCGCCTACCGGGCGGCCCGGCGCAAGGGCCTGCCGGTTTTCGGCATTTGCCGAGGGATCCAGACCATCAACGTGGCCGCCGGGGGTACCCTCGTCCAGGACATCCCCTCCGAGGTGGCCACGACGATCAACCACAACGCCACTGACGGACCCCGCTGGGCGGCGGCGCACCGGGTCCGAGTCGAGGCCCAAAGCCGTCTGGCGGTCATCCTCGGGTCGACCGACCTCGGGGTCAACAGCTTTCACCACCAGGCCATCATGGCTACTGCGCCGGGCTTCCGGGTCACGGCCAGGGCCGAGGACGGGGTGATCGAGGGGATCGAGGCGACCGACGGGGACTTCGTCGTCGCCGTCCAATGGCACCCGGAGCGGATGTGGTTCAAAGACCCGATTTCCCTGAGACTGTTCCGGGCCCTGGTCGAAGCGGCCGGTGGCGGCGGAGCGAGGTGA